Proteins found in one Streptococcus mitis genomic segment:
- a CDS encoding class A sortase, protein MSHKKNKKKTNRKNLLINILAGFLIILSIALIFNSKIRDMFMVWNTNKYQVSQVSKEKLEENQDTEGNFDFDSVKAISSEAVLSSQWDSQKLPVIGGIAIPEVEINLPIFKGLDNVNLFYGAGTMKRDQVMGKGNYSLASHHIFTAENASQMLFSPLSRAKNGMKIYLTDKDKVYTYVIHEVKHVTPDHVDEIDDRSGVNEITLVTCEDYDATERIIVKGDLKDTTDYSKTPEEILTAFNQPYKQRY, encoded by the coding sequence ATGTCTCATAAAAAGAATAAAAAGAAAACAAACCGTAAAAATTTACTAATCAATATCTTGGCAGGATTCTTAATCATCTTGTCAATAGCTTTGATTTTCAATTCAAAAATTCGTGATATGTTCATGGTTTGGAATACCAATAAATACCAAGTCAGCCAGGTATCAAAAGAAAAATTGGAAGAAAATCAAGATACAGAAGGTAATTTTGACTTTGACTCAGTAAAAGCCATTTCGTCAGAAGCTGTCTTGTCCTCACAGTGGGATTCACAAAAATTACCAGTTATTGGTGGAATTGCTATTCCTGAAGTAGAAATTAACTTGCCTATTTTTAAAGGTCTTGATAATGTCAATCTCTTCTATGGAGCTGGTACGATGAAGCGTGACCAAGTGATGGGGAAAGGAAACTATTCACTTGCGAGCCATCACATCTTCACGGCGGAAAATGCCAGTCAGATGCTCTTTTCTCCATTATCACGTGCTAAAAATGGAATGAAAATTTATCTAACCGATAAGGATAAGGTTTATACTTATGTCATTCATGAGGTCAAGCATGTGACACCAGATCACGTTGACGAGATTGATGACCGTAGTGGTGTTAATGAAATCACACTTGTAACCTGTGAGGACTATGATGCGACAGAGCGTATTATCGTAAAAGGTGATCTGAAAGATACAACAGACTATTCAAAAACACCTGAAGAAATTCTAACAGCTTTCAATCAACCATATAAACAACGTTATTAA
- the pfkA gene encoding 6-phosphofructokinase, translating to MKRIAVLTSGGDAPGMNAAIRAVVRQAISEGMEVFGIYDGYAGMVAGEIHPLDAASVGNIISRGGTFLHSARYPEFAQLEGQLKGIEQLKKHGIEGVVVIGGDGSYHGAMRLTEHGFPAIGLPGTIDNDIVGTDFTIGFDTAVTTAMDAIDKIRDTSLSHRRTFVIEVMGRNAGDIALWAGIATGADEIIIPEEDFKIEDIVESIKCGYECGKRHNIIVLAEGVMSADEFAQKLKEAGDTTDLRVTELGHIQRGGSPTARDRVLASRMGAHAVKLLKEGIGGVAVGIRNEKMVENPILGTAEEGALFSLTADGKIVVNNPHKADLELSSLNKSLS from the coding sequence ATGAAACGTATTGCTGTTTTGACTAGTGGTGGAGACGCCCCTGGTATGAACGCTGCCATCCGCGCAGTTGTTCGTCAAGCAATTTCAGAAGGAATGGAAGTATTTGGTATCTATGATGGATATGCTGGTATGGTTGCTGGTGAAATTCATCCCCTAGATGCAGCTTCAGTAGGAAACATCATTTCCCGTGGTGGTACCTTTCTTCACTCTGCTCGTTACCCAGAGTTCGCTCAACTTGAAGGGCAACTTAAAGGAATTGAGCAATTGAAAAAACACGGGATTGAAGGTGTAGTTGTTATCGGTGGTGACGGATCTTACCACGGTGCTATGCGTTTGACTGAGCATGGTTTCCCAGCTATCGGTCTTCCAGGTACAATCGATAACGATATCGTTGGTACTGACTTCACAATCGGTTTTGACACAGCGGTTACGACTGCTATGGACGCTATCGATAAGATTCGTGATACATCATTAAGTCACCGTCGTACTTTTGTCATCGAAGTTATGGGACGTAACGCAGGTGATATCGCTCTTTGGGCAGGTATCGCAACTGGTGCTGATGAAATCATCATTCCTGAAGAAGACTTCAAGATTGAAGATATAGTAGAAAGCATTAAATGTGGTTATGAATGTGGTAAAAGACACAATATCATCGTTTTGGCAGAAGGTGTGATGTCAGCAGATGAATTTGCTCAAAAACTAAAAGAAGCTGGAGATACGACCGATCTTCGTGTGACAGAACTTGGACATATTCAACGTGGTGGTTCTCCAACTGCGCGTGACCGTGTATTGGCGTCACGTATGGGTGCGCATGCTGTTAAACTTCTTAAAGAAGGTATCGGTGGGGTTGCGGTTGGTATCCGGAACGAGAAAATGGTTGAAAACCCAATTCTTGGAACTGCAGAAGAAGGAGCATTGTTTAGCTTGACTGCAGATGGTAAGATTGTGGTTAACAACCCGCACAAAGCTGACCTTGAGCTATCTAGCTTGAATAAGAGCTTGTCATAA
- a CDS encoding formate/nitrite transporter family protein, producing MVSSEFISKIEFACKKKESLYSQSKFKYAIRSMFAGAFLTFSTAAGAVGADLINKIVPGSGRFLFPFVFAWGLAYIVFLNAELVTSNMMFLTAGSFLKKISWRKTAEILLYCTLFNLIGALIAGWGFAHSAAYANLTHDSFISGVVEMKLGRSNELILLEAILANIFVNIAILSFVLVKDGGAKLWLVLSAIYMFVFLTNEHIAANFASFAIVKFSVAADSIANFGIGNMLRHWGVTFIGNFIGGGLLMGLPYAFLNKNEDTYVD from the coding sequence ATGGTTTCTTCAGAATTTATCTCAAAGATTGAATTTGCTTGCAAGAAGAAAGAAAGTCTTTATAGTCAAAGCAAATTTAAGTATGCGATTCGTTCGATGTTTGCAGGTGCCTTTTTAACCTTCAGTACTGCTGCTGGTGCAGTTGGGGCTGACTTGATTAATAAAATCGTACCTGGTAGTGGACGCTTCCTCTTCCCTTTTGTCTTTGCTTGGGGTTTGGCCTACATTGTTTTCTTGAATGCCGAGTTGGTAACATCAAACATGATGTTCTTGACTGCTGGTAGTTTCTTGAAAAAAATTTCTTGGAGAAAAACAGCTGAGATTCTACTTTACTGTACCTTGTTCAACCTTATTGGAGCCTTGATAGCAGGTTGGGGCTTTGCTCATTCGGCAGCCTATGCGAATCTGACACACGATAGTTTCATCTCAGGTGTTGTTGAGATGAAGTTAGGCCGTTCAAATGAATTAATCTTGCTTGAGGCGATTTTGGCAAATATTTTCGTAAATATTGCGATTCTGTCATTTGTTTTGGTCAAAGATGGTGGTGCCAAACTTTGGCTTGTGCTGTCAGCGATTTACATGTTTGTATTCTTAACAAACGAGCACATTGCTGCGAACTTTGCTTCTTTCGCGATTGTAAAATTCAGTGTTGCTGCTGACTCAATTGCCAACTTCGGTATTGGAAATATGCTTCGCCACTGGGGTGTAACCTTCATCGGAAACTTTATCGGAGGAGGCCTCTTGATGGGTCTTCCATATGCCTTCCTCAATAAAAATGAAGATACTTATGTAGATTAA
- the pyk gene encoding pyruvate kinase codes for MNKRVKIVATLGPAVEIRGGKKFGDDGYWGEKLDVEASAKNIAKLIEAGANTFRFNFSHGDHQEQGERMATVKLAEKLAGKKVGFLLDTKGPEIRTELFEGEAKEYSYKTGEKIRVATKQGIKSTREVIALNVAGALDIYDDVEVGRQVLVDDGKLGLRVVAKDDATREFEVEVENDGVIAKQKGVNIPNTKIPFPALADRDNDDIRFGLEQGINFIAISFVRTAKDVNEVRAICEETGNGHVQLFAKIENQQGIDNLDEIIEAADGIMIARGDMGIEVPFEMVPVYQKMIITKVNAAGKVVITATNMLETMTEKPRATRSEVSDVFNAVIDGTDATMLSGESANGKYPLESVTTMATIDKNAQTLLNEYGRLNSDSFERNSKTEVMASAVKDAANSMDIKLVVTLTKTGHTARLISKYRPNADILALTFDELTERGLMLNWGVIPMLTDAPSSTDDMFEIAERKAVEAGLVQSGDDIVIVAGVPVGEAVRTNTMRIRTVR; via the coding sequence ATGAATAAACGTGTAAAAATCGTTGCAACTTTGGGTCCTGCGGTAGAAATCCGTGGTGGTAAAAAATTTGGTGATGACGGATACTGGGGTGAAAAACTTGATGTTGAAGCTTCAGCTAAAAACATTGCTAAATTGATTGAAGCTGGTGCTAACACATTCCGTTTTAACTTCTCACACGGTGACCACCAAGAACAAGGTGAGCGTATGGCAACTGTTAAACTTGCTGAAAAACTTGCAGGTAAAAAAGTTGGTTTCCTTCTTGATACAAAAGGACCAGAAATCCGTACAGAATTGTTCGAAGGTGAAGCTAAAGAGTATTCATACAAAACTGGTGAAAAAATCCGTGTTGCAACTAAACAAGGAATCAAATCAACTCGTGAAGTGATTGCATTGAACGTTGCTGGTGCTCTTGATATCTATGATGATGTTGAAGTTGGTCGTCAAGTTTTGGTTGACGATGGTAAACTTGGTCTTCGTGTGGTTGCTAAAGATGACGCAACTCGTGAATTCGAAGTTGAAGTTGAAAACGATGGCGTAATTGCTAAACAAAAAGGTGTTAACATCCCTAACACTAAAATTCCTTTCCCAGCTCTTGCTGATCGTGATAACGATGATATCCGCTTTGGTCTTGAACAAGGTATCAACTTCATCGCGATTTCATTCGTACGTACTGCTAAAGATGTGAACGAAGTTCGTGCAATCTGTGAAGAAACTGGAAACGGACACGTTCAATTGTTCGCTAAAATTGAAAACCAACAAGGTATCGACAACTTGGATGAAATCATCGAAGCTGCTGATGGTATCATGATCGCTCGTGGTGACATGGGTATTGAAGTACCATTCGAAATGGTTCCAGTTTACCAAAAAATGATTATCACTAAAGTCAATGCTGCAGGTAAAGTTGTTATCACTGCAACAAACATGCTTGAAACAATGACTGAAAAACCACGTGCAACTCGTTCAGAAGTATCAGACGTATTTAACGCTGTTATCGACGGAACTGACGCAACAATGCTTTCAGGTGAATCTGCAAACGGTAAATACCCACTTGAGTCAGTCACTACAATGGCTACAATCGATAAGAATGCTCAAACTCTTCTTAACGAATACGGACGTTTGAACTCAGATTCATTCGAACGTAACTCTAAGACAGAAGTAATGGCTTCAGCTGTTAAAGATGCTGCTAACTCAATGGACATTAAATTGGTTGTAACACTTACTAAGACAGGTCACACTGCACGTTTGATCTCTAAATACCGTCCAAATGCTGACATCTTGGCATTGACATTCGATGAATTGACAGAACGTGGATTGATGTTGAACTGGGGTGTTATCCCAATGTTGACAGATGCTCCATCTTCAACTGACGATATGTTCGAAATTGCTGAACGTAAAGCAGTTGAAGCAGGTCTTGTACAATCTGGTGACGATATCGTTATCGTAGCTGGTGTACCAGTTGGAGAAGCTGTTCGCACAAATACAATGCGTATCCGTACAGTACGTTAA
- a CDS encoding L-lactate dehydrogenase, producing the protein MTSTKQHKKVILVGDGAVGSSYAFALVNQGIAQELGIIEIPQLHEKAVGDALDLSHALAFTSPKKIYAAQYSDCADADLVVITAGAPQKPGETRLDLVGKNLAINKSIVTQVVESGFKGIFLVAANPVDVLTYSTWKFSGFPKERVIGSGTSLDSARFRQALAEKLDVDARSVHAYIMGEHGDSEFAVWSHANIAGVNLEEFLKDTQNVQEAELIELFEGVRDAAYTIINKKGATYYGIAVALARITKAILDDENAVLPLSVFQEGQYGVKNVFIGQPAVVGAHGIVRPVNIPLNDAETQKMQASANELQAIIDEAWKNPEFQAASKN; encoded by the coding sequence ATGACTTCCACTAAACAACACAAAAAAGTTATCCTTGTCGGTGATGGTGCTGTAGGTTCTTCTTACGCTTTTGCACTTGTTAACCAAGGAATTGCACAAGAGCTTGGAATTATCGAAATTCCACAATTGCATGAAAAAGCTGTTGGTGACGCACTTGACCTTAGTCATGCCCTTGCCTTCACTTCACCTAAAAAAATCTATGCAGCTCAATACTCTGACTGTGCAGACGCTGACCTTGTTGTGATCACTGCAGGTGCGCCTCAAAAACCAGGTGAAACTCGTCTTGACCTTGTAGGTAAAAACCTTGCTATCAACAAATCAATCGTAACTCAAGTTGTTGAATCAGGTTTCAAGGGTATCTTCCTTGTGGCTGCTAACCCAGTTGACGTCTTGACTTACTCAACTTGGAAATTCTCTGGATTCCCTAAAGAACGCGTTATCGGTTCAGGTACTTCACTTGACTCAGCTCGTTTCCGTCAAGCACTTGCTGAAAAATTGGATGTTGATGCTCGTTCAGTGCACGCCTACATTATGGGTGAACACGGTGACTCTGAGTTCGCTGTTTGGTCACATGCTAACATCGCTGGTGTAAACCTTGAAGAATTCCTTAAAGATACTCAAAATGTTCAAGAAGCTGAATTGATTGAATTGTTCGAAGGTGTTCGTGATGCAGCTTACACAATCATCAACAAAAAAGGTGCAACATACTACGGTATTGCAGTAGCCCTTGCTCGTATCACTAAAGCAATCCTTGACGATGAAAATGCAGTACTTCCACTTTCAGTATTCCAAGAAGGTCAATACGGAGTTAAAAATGTCTTTATCGGTCAACCAGCTGTTGTTGGTGCACATGGTATTGTTCGTCCAGTAAATATTCCATTGAACGATGCAGAAACTCAAAAAATGCAAGCATCTGCAAATGAATTACAAGCTATTATTGACGAAGCATGGAAAAACCCAGAATTCCAAGCTGCTTCTAAAAACTAA
- the gyrA gene encoding DNA gyrase subunit A gives MQDRNLVNVNLTKEMKTSFIDYAMSVIVARALPDVRDGLKPVHRRILYGMNELGVTPDKPHKKSARITGDVMGKYHPHGDSSIYEAMVRMAQWWSYRYMLVDGHGNFGSMDGDGAAAQRYTEARMSKIALEMLRDINKNTVDFVDNYDANEREPLVLPARFPNLLVNGATGIAVGMATNIPPHNLGETIDAVKLVMDNPEVTTKDLMEVLPGPDFPTGALVMGKSGIHKAYETGKGSIVLRSRTEIEETKTGRERIVVTEFPYMVNKTKVHEHIVRLVQEKRIEGITAVRDESNREGVRFVIEVKRDASANVILNNLFKMTQMQTNFGFNMLAIQNGVPKILSLRQILDAYIEHQKEVVVRRTRFDKEKAEARAHILEGLLIALDHIDEVIRIIRASETDAEAQAELMSKFKLSERQSQAILDMRLRRLTGLERDKIQSEYDDLLALIADLADILAKPERVSQIIKDELDEVKRKFGDQRRTELMVGEVLSLEDEDLIEEADVLITLSNKGYIKRLDQAEFTAQKRGGRGVQGTGVKDDDFVRELVSTSTHDHLLFFTNKGRVYRLKGYEIPEYGRTAKGLPIVNLLKLDEGESIQTIINVESERSDDAYLFFTTRHGIVKRTSVKEFANIRQNGLKALNLKDEDELINVLLTEEDTDIIIGTKFGYSVRFNQSAVRGMSRIATGVKGVNLREGDTVVGASVITDQDEVLIITEKGYGKRTVATEYPTKGRGGKGMQTAKITEKNGSLAGLMTVKGDEDLMIITDTGVMIRTNVANISQTGRSTMGVKVMRLDQDAKIVTFTTVAAAEKEEVGTENETEGEA, from the coding sequence ATGCAGGATAGAAATTTAGTGAATGTCAATCTGACAAAGGAGATGAAGACGAGCTTTATCGACTACGCCATGAGTGTTATCGTAGCGCGGGCCCTTCCTGATGTTCGAGATGGCTTGAAACCTGTTCACCGTCGGATTCTCTACGGAATGAACGAACTGGGTGTTACTCCAGACAAACCTCATAAAAAATCTGCTCGTATTACAGGGGATGTCATGGGTAAATATCATCCACACGGGGATTCTTCTATCTATGAAGCCATGGTCCGTATGGCTCAATGGTGGAGTTACCGTTACATGCTTGTAGATGGTCATGGGAACTTTGGTTCCATGGATGGTGATGGTGCTGCCGCCCAGCGTTACACTGAGGCACGTATGAGCAAGATTGCTCTGGAGATGCTTCGTGATATTAACAAAAACACGGTAGACTTTGTAGATAACTATGATGCCAATGAACGAGAACCCTTGGTCTTGCCAGCACGCTTTCCTAACCTTTTAGTTAATGGAGCAACTGGTATTGCCGTTGGGATGGCAACAAATATTCCCCCTCATAACTTGGGTGAAACCATTGATGCAGTGAAGTTGGTTATGGACAATCCTGAAGTGACCACCAAGGACTTGATGGAAGTCTTACCTGGGCCAGATTTTCCAACTGGTGCTCTTGTTATGGGGAAATCAGGTATTCATAAGGCTTACGAAACAGGTAAAGGTTCTATTGTCCTTCGTTCACGTACTGAAATTGAAGAAACTAAGACTGGCCGTGAGCGTATTGTTGTAACGGAATTTCCTTATATGGTCAATAAAACAAAGGTGCATGAGCATATTGTTCGTTTGGTTCAGGAAAAACGCATTGAGGGCATTACAGCAGTACGTGATGAGTCAAACCGAGAAGGGGTTCGATTTGTTATTGAAGTCAAGCGTGATGCCTCAGCCAATGTTATCCTCAACAACCTCTTCAAGATGACCCAGATGCAAACCAACTTTGGTTTCAATATGCTTGCTATCCAAAATGGTGTACCCAAGATTTTGTCTCTTCGTCAGATTTTGGACGCTTATATCGAGCACCAAAAAGAAGTGGTTGTTCGTCGTACTCGTTTTGACAAGGAAAAAGCAGAAGCGCGTGCACACATTTTAGAAGGTCTCTTAATTGCACTAGACCATATCGACGAAGTGATTCGTATCATCCGTGCTAGTGAAACGGATGCGGAAGCACAAGCTGAGTTGATGAGCAAATTCAAGTTATCTGAACGTCAAAGTCAAGCCATTCTTGATATGCGTCTTCGTCGTTTAACAGGTTTGGAACGCGATAAGATTCAGTCTGAGTATGATGACCTCTTGGCTCTGATTGCAGATTTAGCAGATATTCTAGCTAAGCCGGAACGTGTTTCTCAGATCATCAAGGATGAATTAGATGAAGTCAAGCGTAAGTTTGGTGACCAACGTCGTACTGAATTGATGGTTGGTGAAGTCTTAAGTCTCGAAGATGAGGATCTAATTGAAGAAGCTGATGTCTTGATCACTCTTTCTAACAAAGGCTACATTAAACGTTTGGACCAAGCTGAGTTTACTGCTCAAAAACGTGGGGGTCGTGGTGTTCAAGGTACAGGTGTTAAGGATGATGATTTTGTTCGTGAGTTAGTGTCAACTAGTACCCATGATCACCTGCTCTTCTTTACAAATAAAGGTCGTGTCTATCGCCTTAAAGGTTATGAAATTCCTGAGTATGGTCGTACTGCCAAGGGATTACCAATAGTTAATCTTTTAAAATTGGATGAAGGTGAAAGTATTCAGACCATCATCAATGTTGAGTCTGAACGTAGTGATGATGCTTACCTATTCTTCACAACCCGTCATGGTATTGTGAAGAGAACCAGCGTTAAGGAATTTGCTAATATCCGTCAAAATGGACTTAAAGCATTGAACCTCAAGGATGAAGATGAGTTGATTAATGTCTTGCTGACAGAAGAGGACACGGATATTATCATTGGTACAAAGTTTGGTTATTCAGTTCGCTTTAATCAATCAGCCGTTCGTGGTATGAGTCGTATCGCCACTGGTGTGAAAGGTGTTAACCTTCGTGAGGGAGACACAGTTGTTGGTGCTAGTGTGATTACAGACCAGGACGAGGTTCTTATCATCACAGAAAAGGGGTATGGTAAGCGCACAGTTGCGACCGAATATCCAACTAAAGGTCGTGGTGGTAAAGGGATGCAAACCGCTAAGATTACAGAAAAGAACGGTTCTCTTGCTGGTCTTATGACCGTTAAAGGCGATGAAGATTTGATGATTATCACTGATACAGGTGTCATGATTCGAACTAACGTTGCTAATATTTCTCAAACAGGTCGCTCAACTATGGGAGTTAAAGTGATGCGCCTAGACCAAGATGCTAAAATTGTAACCTTTACTACGGTTGCAGCTGCAGAAAAAGAAGAAGTTGGGACAGAAAACGAAACAGAAGGTGAAGCATAA
- a CDS encoding DNA polymerase III subunit alpha, which translates to MIAQLDTKTVYSFMESVISIDKYVRVAKDYGYTHLAMMDIDNLYGAFDFLEVTKKYGIHPLLGLEMTVLVDDQEVNLRFLALSSVGYQQLMKLSTAKMQGEKSWSVLSQYLEDIAVIVPYFEELELLNLGCDYYIGVYPETLASEFHHPILPLYRVNTFESKDREVLQVLAAIKENLPLREVPLRSRQDVFISASSLEKLFQERFPQALENLEKLISGISYDLDTSLKLPRFNPARLAVEELRERAELGLVQKGLTGKEYQDRLDQELAVIHDMGFDDYFLVVWDLLRFGRSNGYYMGMGRGSAVGSLVSYALDITGIDPVEKNLIFERFLNRERYTMPDIDIDIPDIYRPDFIRYVGNKYGSKHAAQIVTFSTFGAKQALRDVLKRFGVPEYELSAITKKISFRDNLKSAYEGNLQFRQQINSKLEYQKAFEIACKIEGYPRQTSVHAAGVVISDQDLTNYIPLKNGDEIPLTQYDAHGVEASGLLKMDFLGLRNLTFVQKMQELLAETEGIHLKIEEIDLEDNATLALFASGNTKGIFQFEQPGAIRLLKRVQPVCFEDVVATTSLNRPGASDYINNFVARKHGQEEVTVLDPALEDILAPTYGIMLYQEQVMQVAQRFAGFSLGKADILRRAMGKKDASAMHEMRASFIQGALKVGHTAEKAEQVFDVMEKFAGYGFNRSHAYAYSALAFQLAYFKTHYPAIFYQIMLNSANSDYVTDALEAGFEVAPLSINTIPYHDKIANKSIYLGLKSIKGLSKDLALWIIEHRPYSNIEDFLAKLPENYLKLPLLEPLVKVGLFDSFEKNRQKVFNNLANLFEFVKVLGSLFGETIYSWQDSEDWTEQEKFYMEQELLGVGVSKHPLQAIASKAIYPITPISNLSENSYAIILIEVQKIKVIRTKKGENMAFLQVDDSKKKLDVTLFSDLYRRVGQEVREGDFYYIKGKVQSRDGRLQMIAQEIREAVAERFWIQVKNHDLDQEISRILDQYKGPIPVIIRYEEEQKTIVSPHHFVTKSDELEAKLNGIVMKTIYR; encoded by the coding sequence TTGATCGCACAACTAGATACAAAGACAGTCTATAGTTTTATGGAGAGCGTCATTTCGATAGACAAGTATGTTAGAGTAGCAAAAGACTATGGCTACACTCATCTGGCTATGATGGATATTGACAATCTTTATGGGGCTTTCGACTTTCTAGAGGTTACAAAAAAATACGGCATTCATCCTTTGTTAGGGCTTGAAATGACTGTTTTAGTGGATGATCAGGAAGTGAATCTACGCTTTTTAGCTCTATCTAGTGTGGGCTATCAGCAGTTGATGAAGCTTTCAACAGCCAAGATGCAGGGGGAGAAAAGTTGGTCAGTTCTATCTCAGTATCTAGAGGATATTGCGGTAATCGTGCCTTATTTTGAAGAACTTGAGTTGTTAAATCTAGGTTGTGATTACTATATAGGGGTTTACCCAGAAACATTGGCCAGTGAATTTCACCATCCTATTTTGCCATTGTATCGGGTTAATACATTTGAAAGTAAGGATAGAGAAGTTCTTCAAGTATTAGCAGCGATTAAAGAAAATCTACCGCTCAGAGAAGTTCCCTTGCGTTCGAGACAAGATGTTTTTATATCAGCAAGTTCTTTAGAGAAACTATTCCAAGAACGTTTTCCTCAAGCCTTGGAAAACTTAGAAAAGCTTATTTCAGGTATTTCTTATGACTTGGATACTAGTCTGAAACTGCCTCGTTTTAATCCAGCAAGGCTAGCCGTAGAAGAATTGAGAGAGCGTGCTGAATTGGGGCTTGTTCAGAAGGGGTTAACTGGTAAAGAATATCAAGACCGTCTAGACCAAGAATTGGCTGTTATTCATGATATGGGCTTTGATGATTATTTCTTGGTTGTTTGGGATTTATTGCGTTTTGGACGTTCGAATGGCTATTATATGGGAATGGGCCGAGGTTCTGCAGTTGGTAGCTTGGTTTCCTATGCTTTAGACATTACAGGGATTGATCCAGTAGAGAAAAATCTGATTTTTGAACGCTTCCTCAATCGTGAACGCTATACCATGCCTGATATTGATATTGATATCCCAGATATTTATCGTCCAGATTTTATCAGATATGTTGGTAATAAATATGGTAGTAAACATGCGGCTCAAATCGTTACTTTTTCTACCTTTGGGGCTAAGCAAGCTCTTAGAGATGTTTTGAAACGTTTTGGTGTGCCAGAGTATGAATTATCTGCAATTACCAAGAAAATCAGTTTTCGTGATAATCTCAAGTCGGCCTATGAGGGTAACCTCCAGTTTCGTCAGCAAATCAATAGTAAGTTAGAATACCAAAAAGCCTTTGAAATTGCCTGCAAGATTGAGGGATATCCAAGACAAACCTCTGTCCATGCAGCTGGTGTTGTAATCAGTGACCAAGATTTGACTAATTATATCCCTCTAAAGAATGGTGATGAAATTCCACTGACTCAATATGATGCTCATGGAGTCGAAGCAAGTGGACTTTTGAAAATGGATTTTCTGGGGCTACGAAATTTGACCTTTGTTCAGAAAATGCAAGAGTTGCTTGCTGAAACAGAAGGTATTCACTTGAAAATTGAAGAAATAGATTTAGAAGACAACGCCACCCTAGCTTTATTTGCCTCTGGAAATACAAAAGGTATCTTTCAATTTGAACAACCTGGTGCCATTCGCTTGCTCAAACGTGTGCAACCAGTCTGTTTTGAGGATGTCGTAGCAACTACTTCTCTAAATCGACCAGGTGCTAGTGATTATATCAATAATTTTGTGGCAAGAAAGCATGGGCAGGAAGAAGTGACTGTTCTAGATCCAGCTCTGGAGGATATTTTGGCTCCAACTTATGGCATTATGCTCTATCAGGAGCAGGTTATGCAGGTTGCTCAGCGCTTTGCTGGATTTAGTCTTGGGAAGGCCGATATTTTGCGTCGGGCTATGGGGAAAAAGGATGCCTCTGCTATGCATGAGATGAGGGCTTCCTTTATTCAGGGAGCATTAAAAGTAGGTCATACTGCGGAAAAGGCAGAGCAGGTCTTTGATGTTATGGAGAAGTTTGCAGGTTATGGATTTAATAGATCTCACGCCTATGCTTACTCAGCCTTGGCCTTCCAGTTGGCTTATTTTAAAACACATTATCCAGCCATCTTTTATCAGATTATGTTGAATTCTGCCAACAGTGATTATGTAACAGATGCCTTAGAAGCAGGTTTTGAAGTAGCCCCATTGTCCATCAATACTATTCCCTATCACGATAAAATTGCCAACAAGTCTATCTATCTAGGTTTGAAATCAATTAAGGGGCTCAGCAAGGATTTGGCGCTTTGGATTATTGAACATAGACCTTATTCTAATATTGAAGATTTTTTAGCTAAACTACCTGAGAATTATTTGAAACTTCCCTTGCTGGAACCTTTGGTAAAAGTTGGTCTTTTCGATTCATTTGAAAAAAATCGTCAAAAAGTATTCAATAATTTAGCTAATCTATTTGAATTTGTGAAAGTGTTAGGAAGCTTATTTGGAGAGACAATTTATAGTTGGCAAGATTCGGAGGACTGGACGGAGCAAGAAAAATTCTACATGGAACAAGAGCTTCTAGGAGTAGGCGTTAGTAAACATCCTCTACAAGCTATTGCAAGTAAGGCTATTTATCCGATTACTCCTATTAGTAATTTGTCAGAAAATAGCTATGCTATTATCTTGATTGAAGTTCAGAAGATAAAAGTAATTCGTACCAAAAAGGGTGAAAATATGGCCTTCTTACAGGTAGATGACAGTAAGAAAAAATTGGATGTTACCCTCTTTTCAGATTTATATCGACGAGTTGGTCAGGAAGTAAGAGAAGGAGACTTCTACTATATTAAAGGGAAAGTCCAGTCACGTGACGGTCGTCTGCAAATGATTGCACAAGAAATAAGAGAAGCAGTGGCTGAGCGCTTTTGGATTCAGGTGAAGAATCATGATTTGGATCAAGAAATTTCACGTATTTTAGACCAGTATAAAGGCCCAATTCCAGTCATTATCAGGTATGAAGAGGAACAGAAAACTATTGTTTCTCCCCATCATTTTGTGACTAAATCTGATGAATTAGAAGCGAAATTGAATGGAATCGTTATGAAAACGATTTATCGTTAA